A genomic region of Candidatus Bathyarchaeia archaeon contains the following coding sequences:
- a CDS encoding phage major capsid protein — protein sequence MKPRLFESLMETDSEFRQLMENLSRRASTHPFLRRYCEVALKERLFSDTVGAIGHMHDTLVEAAYPEMIGREIVMVRPTTEAMERFPLDEKAVAYRYAEGAYTRLSGKKVSTVDVYTNIVAEASEVWTREFLEDATWNVMETMTEKVGRALGEAETNKILSMYGAIANADLAGGAPIDNNGQALNWSGVVKLHNAVRGENWRPTVLALNEVQLHQLLNDDKFIHAQYLPSEQVDLERGVVGNVLGMKVLASTLVPNGVAYAIDTRVAAVMLLRRDITVEDWEDPRTGEFGVRATTRFGLGVLRSKAVAKMVNISTSL from the coding sequence GTGAAACCGAGGCTTTTTGAGAGTTTGATGGAGACGGACAGCGAGTTCCGCCAGCTCATGGAGAATCTGAGCCGAAGGGCTTCGACGCATCCCTTTTTGAGGCGTTACTGTGAGGTAGCCCTTAAAGAGAGGCTTTTCAGCGACACTGTTGGCGCCATTGGGCATATGCATGACACATTGGTTGAGGCTGCCTACCCGGAAATGATTGGAAGAGAAATCGTTATGGTGCGTCCCACAACTGAAGCCATGGAAAGATTCCCGTTAGATGAGAAGGCTGTGGCTTACCGTTATGCTGAGGGCGCCTACACGAGGCTTAGTGGCAAGAAGGTCAGCACCGTGGATGTTTACACAAACATTGTGGCTGAGGCTTCTGAAGTTTGGACTAGGGAGTTTTTGGAAGACGCCACGTGGAATGTTATGGAAACCATGACTGAGAAGGTTGGAAGAGCCCTAGGCGAGGCTGAAACCAACAAGATTCTATCCATGTATGGGGCTATTGCCAATGCGGATTTGGCTGGCGGCGCCCCAATAGACAATAATGGGCAAGCCCTAAACTGGTCTGGCGTTGTCAAGCTTCACAATGCTGTTAGGGGCGAAAACTGGCGTCCAACAGTGCTAGCCCTAAACGAGGTTCAACTCCACCAACTGCTTAACGACGACAAATTCATTCACGCACAGTACCTGCCATCAGAGCAAGTGGACCTGGAGCGGGGCGTTGTTGGCAACGTTTTAGGTATGAAGGTTTTGGCAAGCACCCTAGTGCCCAACGGCGTGGCTTACGCCATAGACACAAGAGTGGCAGCGGTCATGCTTCTCCGCAGAGACATAACTGTGGAGGACTGGGAAGACCCTAGGACGGGTGAGTTCGGAGTTAGGGCAACAACCCGCTTTGGCTTAGGCGTACTACGCAGCAAGGCAGTAGCCAAAATGGTGAACATTAGCACTTCGCTGTAG
- a CDS encoding DUF2190 family protein, with translation MADNTGKPWMGIGETDDPKAFIETFEAAAAITKGDPVYLSADDKVSPATSAQDCVGVALKSVAAGDPCPVLVRGRVKVKVGGAVTRGKAVYGADSSRRVLQLTDQAVNEGGTATYTIYYNRKLGWALESASAAEDLIFIYVEK, from the coding sequence ATGGCTGACAACACTGGTAAGCCTTGGATGGGTATCGGCGAGACAGACGACCCTAAGGCTTTTATTGAAACCTTTGAGGCTGCAGCAGCCATAACAAAGGGCGACCCAGTCTATTTAAGTGCTGATGACAAGGTTAGCCCAGCAACTTCAGCGCAGGACTGTGTTGGCGTAGCCCTAAAGAGTGTGGCGGCAGGCGACCCCTGCCCAGTGCTGGTTCGTGGAAGAGTTAAGGTGAAGGTTGGAGGCGCTGTAACTCGTGGTAAAGCGGTTTACGGTGCTGATTCCAGTAGGCGAGTACTGCAGTTGACAGACCAAGCCGTGAACGAGGGTGGGACGGCAACCTACACCATCTATTACAACCGCAAGCTTGGGTGGGCTTTGGAGTCTGCCTCTGCGGCTGAAGACCTCATCTTCATTTACGTGGAAAAGTAG